One genomic region from Kineobactrum salinum encodes:
- a CDS encoding class I SAM-dependent methyltransferase, whose translation MNAPETIRDENSTARSPEHFAARFSRMLNDAAVVIMVSIGHRLELFDLMSRLPPASSDVIAEQAQLSERYVREWLAVMVTGGIVDYDPGHRHYTLDPAHAACLTRAASPDNMAVTAQFIPLTGSMEDRLLDCFRSGEGLPYTAFPRCHEVMAEDSQQTVVAALESRILPLIPGLQQQLQQGIEVLDAGCGGGLALLELARTYPCSRFTGYDLCADAFAETAALAASQGVDNLTFEARDLRDFSESSRYGLITTFDAVHDQPDPAALLRGIAGALRPDGVYLMQDIAGSSVLENNLGHPLGPLLYSISCCHCTPVSLGQGGPGLGTLWGEELALSMLEEAGFVDIRREYLPHDPFNVYFIARRPDPRPQ comes from the coding sequence ATGAATGCACCCGAAACCATCCGCGATGAAAACAGCACTGCGCGCAGCCCGGAACATTTCGCTGCCAGATTCAGCCGCATGCTGAACGACGCCGCGGTAGTGATCATGGTATCCATCGGCCACCGCCTGGAACTGTTCGACCTGATGTCGCGACTGCCGCCTGCCAGCAGCGATGTGATCGCCGAGCAGGCACAGCTCAGCGAGCGCTATGTGCGTGAATGGCTGGCGGTGATGGTCACCGGGGGGATCGTGGACTACGACCCGGGTCATCGCCACTACACGCTGGATCCGGCCCACGCTGCCTGCCTGACCCGGGCCGCCAGCCCGGACAACATGGCCGTCACCGCGCAGTTCATTCCGCTGACAGGCAGCATGGAAGATCGCCTGCTGGACTGCTTCCGCAGCGGCGAGGGCCTGCCCTACACTGCCTTTCCCCGCTGCCATGAGGTGATGGCGGAAGATAGCCAACAGACGGTAGTGGCGGCACTGGAGTCTCGTATCCTGCCATTGATTCCCGGCCTGCAGCAGCAACTGCAGCAGGGAATCGAGGTACTGGACGCGGGCTGCGGTGGTGGCCTGGCCCTGCTGGAACTGGCCCGGACCTATCCGTGCAGTCGTTTCACCGGCTACGACCTCTGTGCCGATGCCTTTGCCGAAACGGCAGCCCTGGCCGCCAGCCAGGGAGTGGACAACCTGACATTCGAAGCCCGCGACCTGCGCGATTTCAGCGAGTCTTCCCGTTACGGTCTGATCACCACTTTCGATGCAGTCCACGACCAGCCCGACCCCGCCGCGCTGCTGCGGGGTATCGCCGGCGCCCTGCGCCCCGACGGGGTCTACCTGATGCAGGACATCGCCGGCTCCAGCGTGCTGGAAAATAATCTGGGACATCCCCTTGGCCCGCTGTTGTACAGTATCTCCTGCTGCCACTGTACCCCGGTATCGCTGGGCCAGGGCGGCCCTGGCCTGGGAACCCTGTGGGGCGAGGAATTGGCCTTGTCGATGCTGGAGGAGGCGGGATTCGTGGATATCCGGCGAGAATACCTGCCGCACGACCCCTTCAATGTCTATTTCATCGCCAGGCGGCCGGATCCGCGCCCGCAATAG
- a CDS encoding LON peptidase substrate-binding domain-containing protein, whose product MQSTDLPLFPLSAVLLPYGRVPLQIFEQRYLDLVRDCMKNDSGFGVVWIRRGEEVIRAGQGRQQLGEVGTMARIIDWDQLANGLLGITIEGGERFDLGATRIAANGLVLGEASIRESPAPAPVADMWSSLRDILESLGEHPQVRRMGLAIDPDDAWQLGYGLAQLLPLDESLKYELLTLDNADQLLDQLDLMLSEISGEA is encoded by the coding sequence ATGCAATCCACTGACCTTCCCCTGTTTCCGCTGTCCGCCGTGCTGCTGCCCTACGGGCGGGTGCCGCTGCAAATTTTCGAGCAGCGCTACCTGGACCTGGTACGCGACTGTATGAAGAATGACAGCGGTTTCGGTGTGGTGTGGATCCGGCGCGGCGAGGAAGTCATCCGTGCGGGACAGGGCAGGCAGCAACTGGGTGAGGTGGGCACGATGGCGAGGATCATCGATTGGGACCAGCTGGCCAATGGCTTGTTGGGCATAACCATCGAAGGCGGGGAGCGCTTTGACCTGGGCGCCACCCGGATAGCGGCGAACGGCCTGGTGCTGGGCGAGGCCTCCATCAGGGAAAGCCCCGCACCGGCACCGGTTGCGGACATGTGGTCATCGCTGCGGGACATCCTCGAGAGCCTGGGCGAACACCCGCAGGTGCGCCGCATGGGCCTGGCTATCGATCCGGATGACGCCTGGCAGTTGGGCTACGGCCTGGCCCAGTTGCTGCCGCTGGATGAATCCCTCAAGTACGAGCTGCTGACCCTGGACAATGCCGACCAGCTGCTGGACCAGCTGGACCTGATGCTCAGCGAGATCAGTGGCGAGGCCTAG
- a CDS encoding YkgJ family cysteine cluster protein has product MQCRPGCGACCVAPSINQPFHGMPRGKPAGVTCVHLTAARLCGLMGDPRRPAVCGAFQAEYATCGDTREEALEQLQQLEILSLPD; this is encoded by the coding sequence ATGCAGTGCCGGCCCGGTTGCGGCGCCTGCTGTGTGGCGCCCTCGATCAATCAGCCCTTCCATGGCATGCCCCGGGGCAAGCCGGCGGGGGTGACCTGCGTACACCTGACTGCCGCCCGGCTCTGTGGCCTGATGGGTGATCCGCGCCGGCCGGCCGTCTGCGGAGCGTTTCAGGCCGAGTACGCGACTTGCGGCGACACCCGGGAGGAGGCACTGGAGCAATTACAGCAGCTCGAGATTCTCAGCCTGCCGGACTGA
- a CDS encoding efflux RND transporter permease subunit, whose protein sequence is MTSHPLLKVYDVLVLRRPFISLALVLLLLLASASQLGKIKLDASADSLMLQGDPALDFFREVSGTYGSEEFLLLTWQPRAPLLSDQSLQPLKRMADELRQLPGVSSVVTVWDVPLLESPPVQLSEITSGDPLPSLATPGLDRELALEEFTSSPIYADLLVSRDGDLTAVQVNLQRDDTYFELLQQREALRAQAAEDELGSAGQQQLEEVTAAFKARTAQNLEEQRELVAAVRGIAASYRDHADIFVGGVPMIAADMVSFVRSDLMLFGSAILGVMLVVLALIFRRVRWTVIPLLTCSATVTVMLGLLGFLDWRMTVISSNFVAVLLIITLAIAIHLVVRYRELLAEDPDGDVHKRVLQSVALMAVPCVYTGITTIVAFMSLVVSGIQPVIDFGWMMTVGILVALLLCFVMVPCLIEVWPKGRPFRHKAEHQPMTLYFARATEHFGNGILLLNLLAVVVIVVGVSRLQVENRFIDYFKDTTEIYQGMELLDSKLGGTIPLDIILSPPDHKAPLPGLENGSAASSTDAPAADDPFLQDSEDFAVDDDLAQDGGPPEDDDFADDWEDGFDGDFGGGEQDFSPSYWFSLQGMRTIEAAHRHVNEQEETGKVLSLATTFSVIKDLLGDDIGSIELALVQKSLPEDIASLMVSPYFDPDKEQARITVRVMETSESLRRNAFLQRLHGELVEETGLAPEQIRFTGMLVLYNNVLQSLFRSQILTLGVVFVAIGIMFLLLFRSLSLSLIALAPNMLAAGLVLGVMGLAGIPLDIMTITIAAIVVGIGVDDCIHYVHRFMREFPKDRNYLATMYRCHRSIGRAMYYTTVTVVVGFSMLTVSNFTPSIYFGLLTVLAMTVAVLGALLLLPRLIVLCKPLGPERQ, encoded by the coding sequence ATGACATCCCATCCCCTGTTAAAAGTCTACGATGTGCTGGTTCTGCGCCGGCCCTTTATCTCGCTGGCGCTGGTGCTGTTGTTGCTGCTCGCCAGCGCTTCGCAGCTGGGCAAGATCAAGCTGGATGCTTCCGCCGATTCGCTGATGCTGCAGGGTGATCCGGCGCTGGATTTCTTCCGAGAGGTCAGTGGAACCTATGGCTCCGAGGAGTTCCTGCTGCTGACCTGGCAACCTCGTGCACCGCTGCTCAGTGACCAGTCTCTGCAGCCACTCAAGCGCATGGCGGATGAACTGCGCCAGCTGCCGGGAGTGTCCTCCGTGGTCACCGTCTGGGATGTGCCGCTGCTGGAGAGTCCGCCGGTGCAATTGTCGGAGATCACCTCCGGCGATCCACTGCCCAGTCTGGCCACACCGGGTCTCGATCGCGAACTGGCGCTGGAGGAGTTCACCAGTAGTCCCATCTATGCCGATCTGCTGGTCAGCCGCGACGGTGATTTGACCGCGGTGCAGGTCAACCTGCAGCGGGATGACACCTATTTCGAGCTGCTGCAACAGCGCGAGGCGCTGCGGGCCCAGGCCGCGGAGGATGAGCTTGGCAGTGCCGGGCAGCAGCAGCTTGAGGAAGTTACTGCCGCCTTCAAGGCCCGTACCGCGCAAAACCTGGAAGAGCAGCGTGAGCTGGTAGCAGCGGTGCGTGGGATCGCCGCTTCCTATCGCGACCACGCCGATATTTTTGTCGGCGGGGTGCCGATGATCGCGGCGGATATGGTGAGCTTTGTGCGCAGCGATCTGATGTTGTTCGGCAGTGCCATCCTCGGTGTGATGCTGGTGGTGCTGGCGCTGATCTTCCGCCGGGTGCGCTGGACCGTGATTCCGCTGCTGACCTGCAGTGCCACCGTGACAGTGATGTTGGGCCTGCTCGGCTTCCTGGACTGGCGCATGACGGTGATTTCGTCGAACTTTGTCGCGGTGCTGCTGATCATCACGCTGGCTATAGCGATTCACCTGGTGGTGCGCTACCGGGAACTGCTCGCCGAAGATCCCGACGGCGATGTGCACAAGAGGGTATTGCAAAGCGTGGCGCTGATGGCGGTACCCTGCGTCTACACGGGTATCACCACGATAGTCGCGTTCATGTCCCTGGTGGTCTCCGGCATCCAGCCGGTCATCGATTTTGGCTGGATGATGACAGTCGGCATCCTGGTGGCACTGCTGCTGTGTTTTGTGATGGTGCCCTGCCTGATCGAGGTCTGGCCCAAGGGGCGGCCTTTCCGCCACAAGGCCGAGCACCAGCCGATGACCCTGTATTTCGCCCGCGCTACTGAGCACTTCGGCAATGGCATCCTGCTGCTGAACCTGCTGGCGGTGGTGGTGATTGTGGTTGGCGTATCCCGGTTACAGGTCGAGAACCGCTTTATCGACTACTTCAAGGACACCACCGAGATCTATCAGGGCATGGAGTTGCTGGATTCGAAGTTGGGCGGCACCATTCCGCTGGACATCATCCTGTCCCCTCCCGATCACAAGGCGCCACTACCCGGCCTGGAGAATGGCTCTGCTGCCTCCTCCACGGACGCGCCGGCAGCTGACGATCCATTCCTGCAGGACAGTGAGGACTTTGCCGTTGATGACGACCTTGCCCAGGACGGCGGCCCGCCGGAAGACGATGATTTTGCCGATGACTGGGAGGACGGCTTTGACGGCGACTTTGGCGGTGGCGAGCAGGACTTCTCGCCCAGCTACTGGTTCAGCCTGCAGGGCATGCGCACCATAGAGGCCGCCCATCGCCACGTGAACGAGCAGGAGGAGACCGGCAAGGTCCTGTCGCTGGCCACGACCTTCAGCGTCATCAAGGATCTGCTGGGAGACGACATCGGCAGCATAGAACTCGCACTGGTGCAAAAGAGTCTGCCGGAGGATATTGCCAGCCTGATGGTGTCGCCGTATTTCGACCCCGACAAAGAGCAGGCGCGCATTACCGTGCGGGTGATGGAAACCAGCGAGAGCCTGCGTCGCAATGCCTTCCTCCAGCGCCTGCACGGGGAACTGGTCGAGGAGACAGGTCTCGCCCCGGAGCAGATCCGGTTCACCGGCATGCTGGTACTGTACAACAATGTCCTGCAAAGCCTGTTCCGGTCACAGATTCTGACCCTGGGGGTGGTCTTCGTCGCTATTGGTATCATGTTCCTGTTGCTGTTCCGCTCCCTGTCCCTGTCCCTGATCGCCCTGGCTCCGAATATGCTGGCGGCAGGGCTGGTGCTGGGGGTCATGGGACTGGCGGGCATTCCGCTGGATATCATGACCATTACCATCGCCGCTATTGTGGTGGGAATCGGGGTGGATGACTGCATCCACTATGTACACCGCTTCATGCGGGAGTTTCCCAAGGACAGGAACTACCTGGCCACGATGTACCGTTGTCACCGCAGTATTGGACGCGCGATGTACTACACTACGGTTACCGTGGTGGTCGGTTTCTCCATGCTCACCGTGTCCAACTTCACCCCCAGCATTTACTTCGGCTTGCTGACGGTGCTGGCGATGACGGTCGCCGTGCTGGGTGCGCTGCTGTTGTTGCCACGGCTGATTGTGCTGTGCAAGCCGCTGGGACCGGAGCGGCAGTAA
- the mpl gene encoding UDP-N-acetylmuramate:L-alanyl-gamma-D-glutamyl-meso-diaminopimelate ligase: MKGHIHILGICGTFMGGIALLARELGYRVTGSDTNVYPPMSDQLQSAGIELMQGYAAAHLQPPPGQVVVGNALSRGNPAVEYMLNAGLDYISGPQWLAENVLRDKWVLAVAGTHGKTTSSSLLAWILEYAGLQPGFLIGGVPANFGLSARTGGSDFFVVEADEYDTAFFDKRSKFVHYRPRTLVINNLEFDHADIFPDLAAIQRQFHHLLRCVPGEGLVIHRAAVRAIEEVLALGCWTATETFAVGEAADWRAELLSADGAGFSVQAPAEAEAVAVQWDYLGRHNVENALVALAAARHVGVPVAVGLAALAGFRGVKRRLERLGEVGGVTVFDDFAHHPTAIATTLQGLRASAGSGRLIALIEPRSNTMRMGQHRAQLAACTAAADAVYWFQPEGMDWSLDTVIADSPVQATLTRDVRQLARQVSQQARPGDRVVIMSNGSFGGIHQILLDELEAANPR, from the coding sequence GGAGGGATCGCGCTATTGGCCAGGGAGCTGGGCTATCGCGTGACCGGCTCCGACACCAATGTCTACCCGCCGATGAGCGACCAGCTGCAGTCAGCGGGGATCGAATTGATGCAGGGCTACGCGGCCGCCCACCTGCAGCCGCCCCCCGGCCAGGTCGTGGTGGGCAATGCGCTGAGCCGGGGCAATCCGGCGGTGGAGTACATGCTCAACGCGGGACTGGACTATATTTCGGGGCCCCAGTGGCTGGCGGAAAATGTGCTGCGGGACAAGTGGGTGCTGGCAGTGGCGGGCACCCATGGCAAGACCACCAGCAGCAGCCTGCTGGCCTGGATCCTGGAGTATGCGGGCCTGCAGCCGGGCTTCCTGATCGGCGGCGTGCCCGCCAATTTTGGCCTGTCAGCCCGCACCGGCGGCAGTGATTTCTTCGTTGTGGAGGCGGATGAATACGACACCGCGTTCTTCGACAAGCGCTCCAAATTTGTGCATTACCGGCCCCGCACCCTGGTTATCAACAACCTTGAATTCGATCACGCGGACATCTTCCCTGACCTGGCCGCAATCCAGCGCCAGTTTCACCATTTGCTGCGCTGTGTGCCGGGCGAGGGGCTGGTGATTCACCGCGCCGCGGTCCGGGCCATTGAGGAAGTACTGGCGCTGGGCTGTTGGACGGCGACAGAGACTTTCGCGGTGGGCGAGGCGGCTGACTGGCGGGCGGAACTGCTGAGCGCCGATGGGGCCGGCTTCAGCGTGCAGGCGCCCGCGGAGGCGGAAGCGGTCGCGGTGCAGTGGGACTATCTGGGACGGCACAACGTGGAGAACGCGCTGGTGGCGCTGGCAGCAGCCCGTCATGTGGGTGTGCCGGTGGCAGTCGGGCTGGCGGCACTGGCCGGGTTTCGCGGTGTCAAACGCCGGTTGGAACGGTTGGGGGAGGTCGGGGGAGTGACCGTGTTCGATGATTTCGCCCATCACCCGACTGCGATAGCGACGACCCTGCAGGGGCTGCGGGCCAGTGCCGGCAGCGGCCGCTTGATCGCATTGATTGAGCCGCGTTCCAACACCATGCGCATGGGGCAGCACAGGGCGCAGCTGGCAGCCTGTACCGCGGCGGCGGATGCGGTGTACTGGTTCCAGCCCGAGGGTATGGATTGGTCACTGGATACGGTCATTGCCGACAGTCCGGTGCAGGCGACTTTGACGCGTGATGTCCGGCAACTGGCGCGGCAGGTCTCCCAACAGGCGCGGCCCGGTGATCGGGTTGTGATCATGAGCAACGGCAGTTTTGGTGGTATTCACCAGATCCTGCTCGACGAACTGGAAGCGGCGAATCCCCGATGA